The following are encoded together in the uncultured Sphaerochaeta sp. genome:
- a CDS encoding tripartite tricarboxylate transporter TctB family protein, with product MQLKKVTSQMVIPVITAVIAALFIYLGINKYGFWHELRGPLPGFFPTLIGFALLALSFIAFLGSFKEEKTSYPIESWFPALGVIAIMLATLVIGMIPSLALFVILWLKWYEKYSWKTTLIGLAVIMAIVIGAFVMWLGVPFPKGIIYNWIAY from the coding sequence ATGCAATTAAAAAAGGTTACGAGTCAGATGGTGATTCCTGTAATCACAGCAGTGATAGCTGCACTTTTCATCTATCTCGGGATCAACAAGTACGGCTTTTGGCATGAGCTCAGGGGACCACTTCCAGGTTTTTTCCCTACTCTCATTGGATTTGCTTTGCTAGCTTTGAGCTTTATTGCCTTCCTGGGTTCTTTCAAGGAAGAGAAGACCTCCTATCCGATTGAGAGCTGGTTTCCTGCTCTTGGCGTGATCGCCATCATGCTTGCCACTCTGGTCATTGGGATGATTCCCAGCCTTGCACTCTTTGTCATTCTTTGGCTCAAGTGGTACGAAAAGTATAGTTGGAAGACAACCCTCATCGGGTTGGCTGTCATCATGGCCATTGTAATTGGAGCCTTCGTCATGTGGCTCGGAGTTCCCTTCCCGAAGGGAATCATCTACAACTGGATCGCGTACTGA
- a CDS encoding tripartite tricarboxylate transporter substrate-binding protein produces MRKIALVLALVLLVSMSVFANGTAEAADGAEKSFVPTRNVDWYVTSSPGGGSDIFTRTITDIATEEDLINGQNFVIQYKTDGAGEVGRLLVSNIKAGVQADHTLLTFNSGDLMPMVKNTNNRFQNFQPIAHMAVDKHLIFIGEYSKYTSAEEIIEALNNGERLVLGGSKGDDIACHAALIKELGVTQDQLSYIAHDATSGAITAILGGHFDLLISKPAAASQYVEAGKLTPVLALSTSRFPGNLSGAPTLSELGYENVEVPNWRSVVAPKSMSAAAVTYWSNVMKQVNDTDAWQKGYIEKQKLVPDFMDTDTYRAYGMKFQADYLESIGKSE; encoded by the coding sequence ATGAGAAAAATTGCTCTAGTATTGGCCTTGGTTTTGTTGGTAAGTATGTCCGTTTTCGCAAACGGAACTGCTGAAGCTGCAGATGGTGCAGAGAAGTCCTTCGTACCTACCCGTAATGTTGACTGGTATGTGACCAGCTCCCCCGGTGGTGGTTCCGACATTTTCACCCGTACGATTACCGACATTGCTACTGAAGAGGATCTAATCAACGGACAGAATTTTGTTATTCAGTACAAGACCGATGGTGCTGGTGAGGTTGGTAGACTGCTTGTTTCCAACATCAAGGCTGGCGTCCAGGCAGACCACACCTTGTTGACCTTCAACAGTGGTGACTTGATGCCGATGGTTAAGAACACCAATAATAGATTCCAGAATTTTCAGCCCATTGCTCACATGGCTGTAGATAAGCACTTGATCTTCATCGGTGAGTACTCCAAGTACACCAGCGCTGAAGAGATCATTGAAGCTTTGAACAATGGAGAGAGATTGGTTCTTGGTGGTTCCAAGGGTGATGACATCGCTTGTCACGCTGCTCTTATCAAGGAACTTGGTGTTACCCAGGATCAGCTTTCCTACATTGCACACGATGCAACCAGTGGTGCTATCACTGCAATTCTTGGTGGTCACTTCGACCTCTTGATCTCCAAGCCTGCAGCAGCTTCCCAGTATGTTGAAGCTGGTAAGCTTACCCCGGTTCTGGCTCTTTCCACCAGCCGTTTCCCTGGAAACCTCAGTGGTGCTCCGACCCTCAGCGAGCTCGGTTACGAGAACGTAGAGGTTCCCAACTGGAGATCTGTTGTTGCTCCTAAGAGCATGAGTGCTGCTGCAGTTACCTACTGGAGCAATGTCATGAAGCAGGTCAACGACACCGACGCTTGGCAGAAAGGCTACATCGAGAAGCAGAAGCTGGTTCCCGATTTCATGGACACCGATACCTACAGAGCGTATGGTATGAAGTTCCAGGCTGACTACCTTGAGTCAATCGGTAAGTCTGAGTAA
- a CDS encoding tripartite tricarboxylate transporter substrate binding protein, translating to MKKGLMLLLSIVLIGSVLFANGSSEANTVAYPSKTIQMIVPYGAGGGADISVRLLTKYLEEELGQKFIVQNVSGGSGTIGFNQLANAKADGYTLGYFSSTQSNDNLLFEGIRYDNTSFTPISMYASDPHIVIASRSSGITNMQELIAAAKKNPGEITFGLGGAWTSHDFLRMNLENEAGIEFKRMVFQGGAAAVTAVAGENCTVAVPFVSEALAQIEAGNVVPIAISSKNRYQLADQIPTIMESGLDFTHTMWRAIVGPAGLSDEVVQTIDAAMGKVMSNPDFQKEALAAGIFADYMDAEAFSAFYEENHALYKKLIEDAQL from the coding sequence ATGAAAAAAGGACTTATGTTACTTCTTTCGATTGTGCTCATCGGGTCTGTTCTTTTCGCCAATGGAAGCAGTGAGGCCAATACTGTTGCCTATCCTTCCAAGACTATTCAAATGATTGTTCCGTATGGGGCAGGTGGTGGTGCAGATATTTCTGTTCGATTGCTTACCAAATATCTTGAAGAAGAACTAGGGCAGAAATTTATTGTCCAGAATGTAAGCGGTGGTAGTGGTACAATTGGATTCAACCAATTGGCAAATGCTAAAGCAGATGGCTATACCTTGGGGTATTTCTCTTCAACCCAATCCAACGATAACCTATTGTTTGAAGGTATCAGGTATGATAATACCTCATTTACTCCGATTTCGATGTATGCAAGTGATCCCCATATTGTCATAGCTTCCAGGTCTTCCGGTATCACCAATATGCAGGAATTGATTGCTGCAGCAAAAAAGAACCCTGGTGAAATTACCTTTGGGCTCGGTGGTGCTTGGACCAGTCACGATTTTCTTCGCATGAACCTTGAAAATGAAGCAGGTATCGAATTTAAGAGAATGGTGTTCCAGGGTGGTGCCGCTGCTGTCACTGCTGTTGCTGGAGAGAATTGTACTGTTGCAGTCCCGTTTGTCAGTGAAGCCCTTGCTCAGATTGAGGCAGGAAATGTGGTACCCATCGCAATTTCCAGCAAAAACCGGTATCAGTTGGCTGATCAGATTCCTACCATCATGGAGTCAGGTCTTGATTTCACACACACCATGTGGAGAGCAATTGTTGGTCCTGCTGGGTTGAGTGATGAAGTTGTACAGACAATTGATGCAGCAATGGGTAAGGTGATGAGTAATCCTGATTTCCAGAAAGAAGCACTTGCTGCTGGTATTTTTGCTGATTACATGGATGCTGAAGCGTTTTCTGCTTTCTATGAAGAGAATCACGCTCTTTATAAGAAATTGATTGAAGACGCACAGCTGTAA
- a CDS encoding tripartite tricarboxylate transporter TctB family protein: MNKLTGNRVFLLVGALVLIAFATQIPKIPNGAKEYPLVLLVASIVTTIVLFFLPQGKEEPIGKDASMRIFVFAAMIGLSLYLLTKIGYILSTTLFIYVGLWYLKLKRNLLFFLFPLVVTLSMYFLFTRGLSVILPMGEWFTLSL, encoded by the coding sequence ATGAATAAGCTTACTGGGAATCGAGTGTTTCTCCTTGTTGGTGCATTGGTGCTCATAGCCTTTGCCACACAGATTCCAAAAATTCCAAATGGGGCCAAAGAATACCCACTTGTTTTATTGGTTGCGAGTATTGTAACTACTATTGTTCTGTTTTTCTTGCCACAAGGGAAGGAAGAGCCCATCGGTAAAGATGCCTCTATGAGGATTTTTGTCTTTGCTGCAATGATAGGTCTTTCACTTTATCTATTGACCAAAATTGGTTATATCTTATCAACAACCCTATTCATCTATGTCGGGTTGTGGTACTTGAAACTCAAGAGGAATCTTCTATTCTTCCTCTTTCCACTCGTTGTTACATTGTCCATGTATTTTCTTTTTACACGTGGATTATCTGTGATTCTCCCCATGGGAGAGTGGTTCACTCTTTCTTTATAG
- a CDS encoding 4-hydroxythreonine-4-phosphate dehydrogenase PdxA, whose product MNDKPVLGLLIGDGAGVGPEIIAKLAVGKFFEQYCKPVVIGDVRILERAFSVIGSSVPLQVIGDVYEADWSKGLPILDQKDQDPEVVNFGTLTTEAGKANLNALELGVSLYKEKKIEGFCFAPFHKAGLKQAGSKVESEHHLLAQLFNHTEPFGEINVLGDLWTTRTTSHIPISEVSKNLTVESILRAVRLANASLKNSGITKPRLALAALNPHAGENGLCGREEIDVIIPAIEKAREMGIDATGPYPSDITFIKAFRGDFDGVVTMYHDQGQIALKLRGFDEGITIAGGLPAPIVTCAHGTAYDIAGTGVVKTSAFENAVKMASRMANHLRQQA is encoded by the coding sequence ATGAACGATAAACCTGTATTGGGACTTTTAATCGGAGACGGAGCCGGAGTCGGACCAGAGATCATCGCCAAGCTGGCTGTTGGTAAATTTTTTGAACAGTATTGTAAACCAGTGGTCATTGGTGATGTACGTATACTTGAGCGTGCATTCTCTGTGATTGGGTCCTCTGTTCCCTTGCAGGTGATAGGCGATGTGTATGAAGCTGACTGGAGCAAGGGCCTCCCAATCCTTGACCAGAAAGATCAGGACCCTGAAGTGGTGAATTTTGGTACCCTGACCACAGAGGCAGGAAAGGCAAACCTTAATGCTCTGGAACTTGGTGTTTCCTTGTATAAAGAGAAGAAGATTGAAGGTTTCTGTTTCGCTCCTTTCCATAAAGCAGGACTCAAGCAGGCAGGAAGCAAGGTGGAGAGTGAACACCACTTACTCGCCCAGTTGTTCAACCATACTGAGCCCTTTGGGGAGATCAATGTGTTGGGTGACCTCTGGACTACCCGAACCACCAGCCATATTCCCATCAGTGAGGTAAGCAAGAACTTGACGGTAGAGAGTATCCTGCGTGCAGTACGTCTTGCCAACGCATCCTTGAAGAACAGTGGCATCACAAAGCCACGTCTTGCTCTTGCTGCACTGAATCCCCACGCTGGAGAGAATGGCCTCTGTGGCCGTGAAGAGATTGATGTAATCATCCCAGCTATTGAGAAAGCAAGAGAGATGGGAATTGATGCAACCGGGCCATATCCAAGTGACATCACCTTCATCAAGGCCTTCCGTGGTGATTTTGACGGGGTAGTGACCATGTACCATGACCAGGGACAGATCGCTCTGAAACTCAGGGGATTTGATGAAGGCATCACCATTGCTGGAGGCCTTCCCGCTCCTATTGTTACCTGTGCACATGGTACGGCTTATGATATCGCCGGAACCGGTGTTGTGAAAACCAGCGCTTTTGAGAATGCAGTGAAAATGGCCTCCCGTATGGCCAACCACCTGCGTCAACAAGCGTAA
- a CDS encoding aspartate/glutamate racemase family protein yields the protein MKRVALIHTVRPVLGSFSELLENVVGQKLKIHNILDDFLASDPAEIGYFSLENRKRLFNDLQSCELTKPDVIVVTCSTLSPAVQLIRPFINVPVVAIDDAMTEKAVRIGKKIKVVATAMSTLEPTISKLKMEAAIAGTEIEVDAEDNEPAYTAMRAGDMETHNRLVLEMIKQVKGYDCIVLAQASMGHLQEEAEQLAGVPVLASPVLCCQKVKSILEGEV from the coding sequence ATGAAACGTGTTGCACTTATCCATACAGTACGACCAGTATTGGGCAGTTTTTCAGAGTTGCTGGAAAATGTAGTGGGACAGAAGCTGAAGATTCATAACATTCTTGATGATTTTCTTGCTTCCGATCCTGCTGAGATTGGTTATTTCTCCTTGGAAAACCGAAAGCGGTTGTTCAATGATCTACAATCTTGTGAACTCACCAAGCCCGATGTCATTGTCGTCACCTGTTCAACACTCAGCCCTGCAGTACAGCTCATCAGGCCATTTATCAACGTTCCTGTCGTTGCCATTGATGACGCAATGACAGAGAAAGCAGTCCGCATCGGCAAGAAAATCAAGGTAGTTGCCACCGCCATGAGCACCCTTGAGCCTACCATCAGTAAACTCAAGATGGAAGCAGCAATCGCAGGAACCGAGATAGAAGTGGATGCAGAGGACAATGAACCAGCCTATACCGCCATGCGTGCTGGGGATATGGAAACACATAACCGTCTGGTGCTTGAGATGATCAAGCAAGTGAAAGGGTATGACTGTATTGTTCTTGCCCAAGCTTCCATGGGGCATCTGCAAGAAGAAGCAGAGCAGTTAGCGGGTGTACCGGTACTGGCAAGCCCAGTTCTCTGTTGCCAGAAGGTAAAGAGCATACTGGAAGGGGAAGTGTAA
- a CDS encoding TIM barrel protein, giving the protein MHTDIHAFCRLGIVVSMAYPSCSNSEQDYHASLKKLLVDPTFQVMEIGSLPFSSLYDSVPAMIKTAHCDSTYSGHSLLFAKKLNINSLDDVERKQAVQILKTGIDEAYAMGAEEFQFLSRGYEKGKEDSYLDALIASTKELCIYAKSKGSMPVVLEVFDHNIDKKSLLGPSSLVKQYAEAVCPENNNFGIMIDCSHIPMIGESIDEAVEPIKQYIKHVHVGNTLISDPNHPSYGDYHPRFGYSGSENDTEYLAAFLQKMKDIGYLTEGGKNILSFEVKPQAGEDADLVVANAKRTLQDAWRQVN; this is encoded by the coding sequence ATGCATACAGATATCCATGCATTTTGTCGCCTTGGTATAGTGGTCTCTATGGCCTATCCCTCTTGTTCAAATAGTGAACAAGACTATCATGCATCTCTCAAGAAGCTTCTTGTAGATCCTACCTTTCAGGTTATGGAGATCGGAAGTCTGCCATTCTCATCGTTGTATGATTCGGTGCCTGCCATGATCAAGACAGCACACTGTGATAGTACCTATAGTGGACACTCCCTGCTCTTTGCGAAGAAGTTGAACATCAACAGCTTGGATGATGTGGAGAGAAAGCAGGCGGTTCAGATTTTGAAAACAGGAATCGATGAGGCGTATGCAATGGGAGCGGAGGAGTTCCAGTTCCTCTCACGTGGGTATGAGAAAGGGAAAGAAGATTCCTATCTTGATGCGTTGATTGCCTCAACAAAGGAACTTTGTATTTATGCAAAAAGCAAAGGTTCCATGCCGGTCGTTCTTGAGGTTTTTGACCATAACATAGACAAGAAGTCACTGCTTGGCCCGTCTTCATTGGTCAAACAGTATGCAGAGGCAGTCTGTCCTGAAAACAATAATTTTGGGATTATGATCGATTGTTCCCATATCCCCATGATCGGGGAGAGTATTGATGAGGCTGTTGAGCCTATCAAGCAGTACATCAAGCATGTGCACGTAGGGAATACCCTCATCAGTGATCCCAACCATCCCAGTTATGGGGACTATCATCCACGGTTTGGATATTCTGGTTCAGAGAACGACACAGAATACCTTGCTGCTTTCCTGCAGAAAATGAAAGATATTGGCTACCTCACTGAAGGCGGCAAGAATATTCTCTCCTTTGAGGTAAAACCCCAAGCAGGAGAGGATGCAGACTTGGTGGTAGCAAATGCTAAAAGGACTCTACAGGATGCCTGGAGGCAGGTTAATTAA
- a CDS encoding tripartite tricarboxylate transporter permease, translated as MENLEMLFMGFSVVLTFQNVMVTMLGAVLGLVVGAMPGIGSLAGVALLLPLTYKFNPTTAIIMLGALYYSNMYGGSFSAILLNIPGDSPAVMTALDGYPMATKRNRPGQALFTSNLSSFIGGFIGMIILTFMGPALAELGLKFGPAEMTSLLLVAMTSIGWLVGESPTKGVVLTLVGILLATMGMDTLTGSPRYDFGNMYLLGGIPFTPFVIGAVGFSQVLKLMAERNKKVDVNLTQKLTIKGSMLTLHDVRRLVPPAIRSGFMGTFVGVLPGAGATTGAFLGYAAQKAFKSEEPLGSGAIEGIASCEAANNAAAAGSFAPLLALGIPGSGTGAVLLGGLMMWGLNPGPLLFSSNPDFAWGLIASLFLANILTLFISLGVIPFLIKILTVPVRILIPIITVVCVVGGYSTSNSMYGVIIMFLSGLFGYILDRNGYGVAPMLLSFVLAPLLESNMRKAFIISNGGLGIFVDKPISAFLLLALLAIVMTPVVKFILRKAGIRKK; from the coding sequence ATGGAAAATCTAGAAATGCTATTCATGGGCTTTTCAGTAGTCCTTACCTTTCAGAATGTTATGGTTACCATGCTTGGTGCTGTACTCGGCCTTGTGGTCGGTGCAATGCCTGGTATTGGTTCCCTCGCAGGGGTTGCCCTGTTGCTTCCCCTTACCTATAAGTTCAATCCAACCACCGCAATCATCATGCTTGGTGCACTCTATTACTCCAACATGTATGGTGGATCGTTCAGCGCAATCCTCCTGAACATCCCTGGAGACTCTCCTGCTGTCATGACCGCCCTTGATGGGTATCCGATGGCAACCAAGCGGAATAGGCCTGGTCAGGCACTGTTCACTTCCAATCTTTCCTCCTTTATCGGTGGTTTCATTGGAATGATCATCCTTACCTTTATGGGCCCTGCGCTTGCAGAGCTCGGACTCAAGTTTGGTCCTGCTGAGATGACTTCTCTCTTGTTGGTTGCGATGACTTCCATCGGCTGGCTGGTAGGGGAAAGTCCGACCAAGGGCGTTGTTTTGACCTTGGTTGGTATCCTGCTGGCAACAATGGGTATGGATACGCTTACAGGAAGCCCCCGTTACGACTTCGGCAACATGTATCTGCTCGGGGGTATTCCTTTTACACCGTTCGTCATTGGAGCGGTCGGTTTCAGCCAGGTGCTCAAATTGATGGCGGAGCGAAACAAGAAGGTTGATGTCAATCTGACACAGAAGCTGACGATCAAAGGCTCTATGTTGACCCTCCATGATGTACGCCGCCTTGTTCCTCCCGCTATCCGCAGCGGTTTCATGGGAACCTTTGTTGGTGTACTTCCCGGAGCTGGTGCGACAACCGGAGCATTCCTTGGGTATGCAGCGCAGAAAGCCTTCAAAAGCGAAGAGCCGCTTGGCAGCGGTGCCATCGAGGGAATCGCTAGCTGTGAGGCAGCAAACAACGCCGCCGCCGCTGGGTCCTTTGCTCCCTTGCTTGCCTTGGGTATCCCCGGTAGTGGTACCGGTGCAGTCTTGCTTGGTGGATTGATGATGTGGGGTCTGAATCCTGGACCACTGCTTTTCTCCAGCAATCCTGACTTTGCATGGGGCTTGATTGCCAGCTTGTTCCTCGCAAACATACTCACCCTGTTCATTTCCCTTGGGGTTATTCCCTTCCTGATCAAGATCCTCACCGTCCCGGTACGGATTCTGATCCCGATCATCACCGTGGTCTGTGTGGTTGGTGGCTACAGTACCAGTAACTCCATGTATGGTGTGATCATCATGTTCCTCTCTGGGTTGTTCGGGTATATCCTTGACCGCAATGGCTATGGAGTAGCTCCTATGCTGCTGTCGTTCGTCTTGGCCCCACTGCTTGAATCGAACATGCGTAAGGCCTTCATCATCAGCAATGGTGGTTTGGGAATCTTCGTTGACAAGCCGATTTCTGCCTTCCTGTTGTTGGCTCTCTTGGCAATCGTAATGACCCCTGTGGTGAAGTTCATTCTCCGCAAGGCAGGCATTCGAAAGAAATAA